A genomic window from Chitinophaga pollutisoli includes:
- a CDS encoding SusC/RagA family TonB-linked outer membrane protein has product MRISILAILLTFNGILVAADGAGQDIRKVIVSVDLNNVTLRQALRQIESLADCSFTYKTRDIEGHGNVTYRAAGIPVGQLLDALLLPKGLRYEQINDHILIRKAPGNTEVFEAVPAEAPSFDGGIRGIVRTSDGRPLPFATIQIAGTSQGDVADSEGRYSISGLKAGTYTLNASAMGHQTQSITVTVTDGFATADFTMSENNQQLSEVVVTALGIKRDERSLGYARQGVKGDNLTYTKEQNVIGSLAGKIAGVQVTGSSGASMGGTQKIQIRGVNALSGASQPLIVVDGTPISNSNYASFDGADYGNLAQDINSEDIESVDVLKGPAASALYGLRGQYGVIMITTRKGRKGPKKVNVTLNSAFSLERAGNFMPMQNIYGGGSTQTWSTNAQGQKVAGLSVDESWGPKADGTPARQVFSYYPLDPTYGKETPFVAYPDNIKDYYETGYTFNNGVNVSGGNENTAFRLSYNNTSIGGVEPNTWLRRNNLGFSGSLDITPKLTVSTNLNYANNSAQRPKQGSEDGARFMVQWFQRSMDMRRLKDYRYADGRILGWSIATPTVANPLPRLTNWNNPYFLAYESPTNDGRDRFFGDVGLSYQVLPGLKVSGFARGDMFTQGIESRHGFGGLGVPSYAVGKYQNTEMNYEFLAEYNKSWGDVSLNANVGGNSYHRKYTYMTGATVGGLSSPDFFNLAASVDRPSLANYELEKKVRSLYGMFSLGFRNRYFVEASLRNDNSSTLPPGNNSYYYPSVSASYVFSDDLKWKALNYGKLRLSYAQAGSDLAPFQTSGELAMGTIYTLGATAINTMYIRDGLLNPNIKPSFAHAYEAGVDLKFLDNRLGMEFTWYMQKNRNQILPLTLSGTSGYASTIINAGLIRNRGIELSVSATPVRTNFFTWNTIFNLNRNRNMVVELAPDINVYPYDNTRYSQVDSYINSYVGEEFGSLIGKAYQRDSATGMILLDNNNMPMYTSATHNFGSVLPDMTGGWQNTFKIWKFDVGAMIDWQKGGQFFSRTWMLAHKTGIAPATAEMNDRGKNVRDPVAEGGGVKVKGISNTTKEYVEAYVDAKTYWRTHVATHVYEEWLVDASYIKLRELRLGYTFEKKDLGRLPINSINLAFIARNPAMLWQKAPKGLDPSELSTGSTSISWRESGQSNTVRSYGVNLIVNF; this is encoded by the coding sequence ATGAGAATATCCATCCTGGCCATCTTATTGACTTTCAACGGAATCCTGGTTGCGGCGGACGGCGCCGGGCAGGATATCCGGAAAGTAATTGTTTCGGTCGATCTTAACAATGTTACGCTCCGGCAGGCGTTGCGGCAGATAGAATCGCTGGCGGACTGCTCATTTACGTATAAAACCCGCGACATCGAAGGGCACGGCAACGTGACCTACCGCGCCGCGGGCATCCCCGTCGGCCAGCTGCTGGATGCGTTGCTGCTGCCCAAAGGCTTGCGGTACGAGCAGATCAACGATCATATCCTGATCCGCAAGGCGCCTGGCAATACGGAGGTTTTTGAAGCCGTACCGGCCGAGGCCCCCTCATTCGACGGCGGCATCCGTGGTATCGTACGCACCTCCGACGGGCGGCCACTTCCCTTCGCCACCATCCAGATCGCCGGAACGTCGCAAGGTGACGTGGCCGATTCCGAAGGGCGCTACAGCATCAGCGGGCTCAAAGCCGGCACTTACACGCTGAATGCCAGCGCCATGGGGCATCAAACGCAAAGTATAACCGTCACCGTGACCGACGGGTTTGCCACGGCCGACTTCACGATGTCGGAAAACAACCAGCAGCTGTCGGAAGTAGTGGTAACGGCCCTCGGCATCAAGCGCGACGAGCGTTCGCTGGGGTATGCACGACAGGGCGTAAAAGGCGATAACCTGACGTATACGAAAGAACAAAACGTGATCGGTTCCCTCGCCGGCAAAATCGCCGGGGTGCAGGTGACGGGCTCTTCCGGCGCCAGCATGGGCGGCACGCAGAAGATACAGATCCGCGGGGTCAACGCCCTTAGCGGCGCCAGTCAGCCGCTCATCGTGGTAGACGGGACGCCCATTTCCAACTCCAACTACGCCAGTTTCGACGGGGCGGATTATGGCAACCTCGCGCAGGACATCAATTCGGAAGACATCGAGTCGGTGGATGTGCTGAAAGGCCCCGCCGCATCGGCGCTATACGGTTTACGCGGGCAATACGGCGTAATCATGATCACCACCCGCAAAGGGCGGAAAGGGCCTAAAAAAGTGAACGTGACCCTCAACAGCGCGTTCTCGCTCGAAAGGGCCGGTAACTTCATGCCTATGCAAAATATCTACGGCGGCGGTTCTACCCAAACCTGGAGCACCAACGCACAGGGGCAGAAAGTGGCAGGACTGAGCGTCGATGAAAGCTGGGGGCCAAAGGCCGACGGAACACCAGCGCGCCAGGTGTTCAGTTATTACCCCCTCGACCCCACTTACGGAAAGGAAACACCATTTGTGGCATATCCTGATAACATCAAAGACTATTACGAAACCGGGTATACGTTCAATAATGGCGTCAATGTTTCGGGCGGCAACGAGAATACGGCTTTCCGCCTCAGCTACAACAACACCAGCATCGGCGGCGTGGAACCCAATACCTGGCTGAGAAGGAACAACCTCGGTTTCAGCGGCTCGCTCGACATCACGCCCAAACTGACCGTGAGCACCAACCTGAACTACGCCAACAACAGCGCCCAGCGGCCTAAGCAAGGTTCGGAAGACGGCGCGCGGTTTATGGTACAGTGGTTCCAGCGGAGCATGGACATGCGCCGGCTGAAAGATTACAGATACGCAGACGGGCGCATCCTGGGTTGGAGCATCGCCACGCCGACCGTTGCGAATCCCCTGCCGCGGCTCACCAACTGGAACAACCCTTACTTCCTGGCTTACGAAAGCCCGACCAACGACGGCCGCGACCGCTTCTTCGGCGACGTGGGCCTCAGCTACCAGGTGCTCCCGGGGCTGAAGGTAAGCGGTTTTGCGCGCGGTGATATGTTCACGCAGGGGATCGAGTCGCGCCATGGATTCGGGGGGCTCGGTGTGCCGTCGTATGCCGTCGGCAAGTACCAGAACACGGAAATGAACTATGAATTCCTTGCCGAATACAATAAATCCTGGGGCGATGTTTCCCTGAATGCGAACGTAGGCGGTAACAGTTACCACCGCAAGTATACGTATATGACCGGCGCTACCGTGGGCGGCCTCAGCAGCCCGGACTTCTTCAACCTCGCCGCTTCGGTGGACCGCCCCTCGCTCGCCAATTACGAGCTGGAGAAGAAAGTCAGGAGCCTGTACGGGATGTTCTCCCTCGGCTTCAGGAACCGGTATTTCGTGGAAGCATCATTGCGGAACGACAACTCATCCACCCTTCCTCCCGGCAACAATTCTTACTACTACCCCTCGGTTTCGGCAAGCTATGTATTCAGCGACGACCTGAAATGGAAAGCGCTCAACTACGGTAAACTGCGCCTCAGCTACGCGCAGGCCGGCAGCGACCTGGCTCCTTTCCAGACGAGCGGCGAACTGGCCATGGGCACCATTTACACGCTCGGCGCCACCGCGATCAATACCATGTACATCCGCGACGGGCTGCTAAATCCGAATATCAAGCCTTCGTTCGCGCATGCATATGAAGCGGGCGTGGACCTGAAGTTCCTCGACAACAGGCTCGGCATGGAATTCACCTGGTACATGCAAAAGAACCGGAACCAGATCCTTCCCCTCACCCTTTCCGGCACCAGCGGGTATGCCAGTACGATCATCAACGCGGGGCTTATCCGGAACAGGGGTATCGAATTATCCGTGAGCGCCACGCCGGTACGCACGAATTTCTTTACCTGGAACACCATCTTCAACCTGAACCGCAACCGGAACATGGTCGTGGAACTGGCGCCGGATATCAATGTGTATCCCTATGACAATACGCGTTACTCGCAGGTGGACAGCTACATCAACTCCTACGTAGGCGAAGAATTCGGCAGCCTCATCGGCAAGGCATACCAACGCGATTCCGCCACGGGCATGATTCTGCTCGATAATAATAACATGCCGATGTATACTTCCGCCACGCATAACTTCGGTTCCGTGCTACCTGATATGACAGGGGGCTGGCAGAATACATTCAAAATCTGGAAGTTTGACGTGGGCGCGATGATCGACTGGCAGAAAGGCGGCCAGTTCTTCAGCCGTACCTGGATGCTGGCCCACAAGACCGGTATCGCTCCGGCCACTGCTGAAATGAACGACCGCGGCAAGAATGTGCGCGACCCGGTGGCGGAAGGCGGCGGCGTGAAAGTGAAAGGTATTTCCAATACGACGAAAGAATATGTGGAAGCTTATGTTGACGCCAAAACATACTGGCGCACGCACGTGGCCACGCATGTGTATGAAGAATGGCTGGTAGATGCCTCTTACATCAAATTGCGGGAGCTGCGGCTGGGATATACTTTCGAGAAGAAAGACCTCGGCAGGCTGCCCATCAACAGCATCAACCTGGCCTTCATCGCCCGCAATCCGGCCATGCTCTGGCAAAAAGCCCCCAAAGGCCTCGATCCCTCCGAATTATCGACCGGCTCCACCTCCATCAGCTGGAGGGAAAGCGGGCAGTCGAACACGGTGCGGTCTTACGGTGTAAATCTTATTGTGAACTTCTAA
- a CDS encoding FecR family protein, translated as MEERIQYLFKRYRDNTCTRQEYEEFFALLRQAGHDDTLRELIRQAWNSDEELPHAETYVNARGRLIHPAGRQLKLVKFAVAAALITIVATGTWLLYPSGSAQAPAMQGQQTARSEVRRLSLPDGTLVWLNTASNLRYAEDFGQEDRTVYLSGEAYFDVAQDGGKPFIIHTGHISTTVLGTAFNIRAYPGQEDVTVAVSSGKVKVRYGKEKQQPSPAGNR; from the coding sequence ATGGAAGAACGGATACAATACCTTTTCAAACGCTACCGCGACAATACCTGTACGCGGCAGGAATATGAGGAATTCTTCGCCCTGCTCCGGCAAGCCGGCCACGACGACACCCTGCGCGAATTGATCCGCCAGGCCTGGAACAGCGACGAGGAACTGCCGCATGCGGAAACGTACGTCAACGCCCGCGGCCGCCTCATACACCCTGCCGGCCGGCAGTTGAAACTGGTGAAGTTCGCCGTAGCCGCCGCCCTGATCACCATCGTGGCCACGGGCACATGGCTCCTCTACCCTTCGGGCAGCGCCCAGGCGCCGGCCATGCAGGGGCAGCAGACCGCCCGCAGCGAGGTGCGCCGGCTTAGTTTGCCCGACGGCACCCTGGTTTGGCTCAATACGGCCAGCAACCTGCGTTACGCGGAAGATTTCGGGCAGGAAGACCGTACCGTCTACCTCTCAGGCGAAGCCTACTTCGACGTGGCGCAGGACGGCGGGAAGCCTTTTATCATCCACACGGGGCATATCTCAACCACCGTCCTCGGTACCGCGTTCAACATCCGGGCATACCCCGGGCAGGAAGACGTGACCGTGGCCGTAAGCAGCGGGAAGGTAAAAGTGCGGTACGGGAAGGAAAAACAGCAACCCTCACCGGCGGGCAACAGGTGA
- a CDS encoding FKBP-type peptidyl-prolyl cis-trans isomerase translates to MKKHYLGLIALLGITLAVACKKDKDDEVPYDEVKQAAIDEQTIKDYIAANNITGMQRDSTGVYWKVLQNGINEDTIALDDRFNISYKGWLLNGTRFDSANNTTFNDIRLGSTGLIAGFKVGPQKTSKKGVVQYLIPSVLGYRNRQQGSIPPNSVLKFEVTVNDFYY, encoded by the coding sequence ATGAAGAAACATTACCTGGGCCTGATCGCCCTCCTGGGCATTACCCTGGCAGTAGCCTGCAAGAAAGACAAGGACGATGAAGTGCCTTACGACGAAGTGAAACAAGCGGCCATCGACGAACAGACCATCAAGGACTACATCGCGGCCAACAATATCACCGGTATGCAACGCGATTCGACGGGCGTATATTGGAAAGTGCTGCAAAACGGGATTAATGAAGATACTATCGCGCTGGACGACCGATTCAACATTTCCTACAAAGGCTGGCTGCTGAACGGCACCCGGTTCGATTCCGCCAACAACACTACTTTCAACGACATCCGACTCGGCAGCACCGGGCTGATCGCCGGGTTTAAAGTGGGGCCGCAAAAGACTTCAAAGAAAGGGGTGGTGCAATACCTGATCCCTTCCGTGCTGGGTTACAGGAACCGCCAGCAGGGTAGCATTCCGCCCAACAGCGTATTGAAGTTTGAAGTAACGGTGAACGATTTCTATTATTAA
- a CDS encoding FKBP-type peptidyl-prolyl cis-trans isomerase, with product MPLNKGLRLFRSLPPSLGLLVLAVGLLTGCAKSLEDADRILSDIVAETNAIRGYLKQHKMDSGTVIHPSGMIYRIWEPGDKSDTISLDEIPVVTYKRKLLGQDQIVEASPIPTSFDNRRLKDHILGWQYGLPLITKGGRIELFIPSRLAFSDVGIPGKIPPNAILHCDITLIDIRK from the coding sequence ATGCCGTTGAACAAAGGATTACGATTGTTTCGCTCCCTCCCGCCCTCCCTGGGCCTCCTGGTACTGGCAGTTGGCCTGCTGACGGGTTGCGCAAAGTCGTTGGAAGATGCGGACAGGATACTTTCCGATATCGTAGCGGAGACGAATGCCATCCGGGGGTACCTCAAGCAACACAAGATGGATTCCGGCACCGTCATCCACCCCAGCGGGATGATATACCGGATCTGGGAACCCGGCGACAAATCGGACACCATCAGCCTGGACGAAATCCCCGTGGTTACCTACAAGCGCAAGTTGCTGGGGCAGGACCAGATCGTGGAAGCCTCCCCGATCCCCACGTCTTTCGACAACCGCCGGCTGAAAGACCATATCCTGGGTTGGCAATACGGGTTGCCCCTGATTACCAAGGGCGGCCGGATCGAGCTTTTCATTCCCAGCAGGCTGGCTTTCTCCGACGTGGGCATCCCCGGAAAAATTCCGCCGAATGCGATCCTGCATTGCGACATTACTTTAATCGATATCAGAAAATAA
- a CDS encoding SusD/RagB family nutrient-binding outer membrane lipoprotein, with amino-acid sequence MRKINILLFSALMLAGCNKFGDINVNPNLPSKASNMQLISNAQLMLPVLQESPQGEFYAQYFMETLYPNLSLYTEPSASFYTLYFDPLMNLERVLTQPEQLPADGPMPNQLGIAKVLKAYFFWHITDRWGDVPYSQALKGGERVTTPAYDTQESIYTSLFALLTEASDGFVAGNVTNDILYSGNPDKWKKLGNTVRLLMALRMSEANATKAREEFNKAIAAGIMTSNDDNFIFKNLADANNESYWYNQWTRMGREWWAPTELMVNLLKDAGDPRLAIYATPREQDGTYVGLPYGSLDGSTLSKYSLVGEAVRTQDAPIYLVTYAQALFALAEGAKRGWITGGDAKAKEHYDEAIKQSLLQWTGSSNGHADLIAQPSVAYAPANAIQLIATQRWVHLYMHGFEAWAEYRRTGFPAMATAAGKAVPNRQTYPADESFNNGDNYRAAISRQFANAGDDPYGKVWWDKN; translated from the coding sequence ATGCGAAAAATCAATATACTACTCTTCTCCGCCTTGATGCTGGCCGGCTGCAACAAATTCGGGGACATCAACGTCAACCCCAACCTTCCGTCCAAAGCTTCCAACATGCAGCTCATCTCCAACGCACAGCTAATGTTGCCGGTGCTCCAGGAATCGCCGCAGGGGGAATTTTACGCGCAATATTTCATGGAAACGCTCTACCCGAACCTTTCCCTGTATACCGAGCCATCCGCCAGCTTCTATACACTTTATTTCGATCCGCTCATGAACCTGGAAAGAGTGCTCACCCAGCCAGAACAATTGCCGGCAGACGGCCCCATGCCCAACCAACTCGGGATTGCCAAAGTGCTGAAGGCTTATTTCTTCTGGCATATTACCGACCGCTGGGGCGATGTCCCTTATTCCCAGGCGCTCAAAGGCGGCGAACGGGTGACCACGCCCGCGTACGACACCCAGGAATCCATCTATACCAGCCTGTTTGCCTTGCTGACAGAAGCTTCCGACGGATTCGTGGCCGGGAACGTCACCAACGATATCCTTTACAGCGGCAATCCCGACAAATGGAAGAAACTCGGCAATACGGTCCGCCTGCTCATGGCGCTCCGCATGTCGGAAGCGAATGCCACCAAGGCTCGTGAAGAATTCAATAAAGCCATCGCCGCGGGGATCATGACTTCCAACGACGATAACTTCATCTTTAAAAACCTGGCCGACGCCAACAACGAAAGCTATTGGTACAACCAGTGGACCCGCATGGGCCGCGAATGGTGGGCGCCCACCGAACTGATGGTAAACCTGCTGAAGGATGCCGGCGATCCCCGGCTGGCAATCTATGCCACCCCCCGCGAGCAGGACGGTACCTACGTAGGCCTGCCCTACGGCAGCCTCGACGGCTCCACGCTGTCGAAATACTCCCTGGTCGGCGAAGCCGTAAGAACGCAGGATGCGCCCATCTACCTCGTCACCTACGCACAGGCGCTCTTTGCCCTGGCGGAAGGCGCCAAGCGCGGGTGGATCACGGGAGGAGACGCCAAAGCGAAGGAACACTACGACGAAGCGATTAAACAATCCCTGCTGCAATGGACCGGCAGCTCCAACGGGCATGCAGATCTCATCGCGCAACCCAGCGTGGCGTATGCGCCGGCTAACGCGATACAGCTGATCGCCACCCAGCGCTGGGTACACCTCTACATGCACGGCTTTGAAGCCTGGGCGGAGTACCGCAGAACCGGCTTCCCGGCGATGGCCACCGCAGCAGGGAAAGCCGTGCCGAACCGCCAGACGTACCCTGCAGACGAATCTTTCAACAACGGCGATAATTACCGCGCCGCCATCAGCCGCCAGTTCGCCAACGCGGGCGACGACCCTTACGGCAAAGTCTGGTGGGATAAGAACTGA
- a CDS encoding DUF4974 domain-containing protein, giving the protein MKVRSEVMKDEAPKTIKSEDAAPWKDGKMLYDGEKLEDIISDLERTYDVRIRLMRPGLGEETVSTSFRRDIGAGEALKILCKLTDSRLTLANGIYSIH; this is encoded by the coding sequence GTGAAAGTCAGGTCCGAAGTCATGAAAGACGAAGCGCCCAAAACCATTAAATCGGAAGACGCGGCGCCATGGAAAGACGGGAAGATGCTGTACGACGGGGAAAAGCTGGAAGACATCATCAGCGACCTGGAGCGTACCTACGACGTGCGCATCCGGCTGATGCGGCCCGGGCTGGGAGAAGAAACCGTTTCCACCTCCTTCCGCCGCGACATCGGGGCGGGCGAGGCGTTGAAAATATTGTGCAAGCTGACAGACAGCCGGCTGACGCTGGCCAACGGAATATATTCGATCCATTAA